One Pyrococcus furiosus DSM 3638 genomic region harbors:
- a CDS encoding IS6-like element ISPfu2 family transposase, whose translation MKAESILYSLISVLKPFRRNKIPPEKKIRAVELYLRGLSYRQVGKILKISHTTVWEAVQKLAEAVYQPTLLAVRKQRNFIAVDETVVKINGEKRFLWAALDVESREVLAVWITTTRNWWIARDFILVVLKSCKGQPVFLVDGGKWYKSAFKSLGLDFVHVTFGPRNCIERWFRTLKERTKRFWNNFRARDWRRVHRFVFLFAFWYNFVRFHSRFGCPPGDVTEWLQEVMPQLS comes from the coding sequence ATGAAGGCTGAGAGCATTCTATACTCACTGATTTCAGTCTTAAAACCTTTTCGCCGCAACAAAATCCCACCAGAAAAGAAAATCAGAGCAGTAGAACTATACCTGCGAGGCCTCAGCTACAGACAAGTCGGAAAAATCCTCAAAATCAGCCACACAACAGTCTGGGAGGCAGTTCAAAAACTAGCAGAAGCAGTTTACCAGCCAACACTCCTCGCAGTAAGAAAACAGAGGAATTTTATCGCAGTTGATGAGACTGTCGTAAAAATCAACGGGGAGAAGAGATTTCTCTGGGCTGCACTTGACGTTGAGAGCAGGGAAGTTCTCGCAGTCTGGATTACAACAACCAGAAACTGGTGGATTGCTAGAGACTTCATTCTGGTTGTTTTGAAATCCTGCAAAGGACAGCCTGTTTTTCTGGTTGATGGTGGGAAGTGGTACAAGTCTGCTTTTAAATCCCTTGGACTGGATTTTGTTCACGTAACCTTCGGGCCGAGGAACTGTATTGAACGCTGGTTCAGGACTTTAAAAGAAAGAACAAAGCGTTTCTGGAATAATTTCAGGGCTAGAGACTGGAGGAGGGTTCACAGGTTTGTTTTTCTGTTTGCGTTCTGGTATAATTTTGTTAGGTTTCATTCTCGGTTTGGTTGTCCGCCTGGTGATGTGACTGAGTGGCTTCAAGAGGTGATGCCCCAGTTATCCTGA
- a CDS encoding HD domain-containing protein: MIDLILLAGKLKRIPRMGWLIKGVPNPESVADHSYRVAFITLLLAEELKKKGVEIDVEKALKIAIIHDLGEAIITDLPLSAQKYLNKEEAEAKALKDVLPEYTELFEEYSKALTLEGQLVKIADKLDMIIQAYEYELSGAKNLSEFWNALEDLEKLEISRYLREIIEEVRRLKDDH, from the coding sequence ATGATAGACCTAATCCTTCTAGCTGGAAAATTAAAACGAATTCCCAGGATGGGCTGGCTAATTAAAGGAGTTCCAAATCCAGAGAGTGTCGCCGATCATTCATATAGAGTAGCATTCATAACCCTCCTCCTAGCCGAAGAACTAAAGAAGAAGGGAGTTGAAATCGATGTCGAAAAGGCCCTAAAAATAGCAATAATTCATGACCTCGGAGAGGCCATTATTACAGATCTCCCCCTTTCTGCTCAAAAATATCTAAATAAAGAAGAAGCTGAAGCAAAAGCCCTAAAAGACGTCCTTCCGGAATATACAGAGTTATTCGAAGAGTATTCAAAAGCATTAACTTTAGAGGGACAGCTAGTCAAGATTGCTGATAAACTTGACATGATAATCCAGGCATATGAGTACGAACTTTCCGGCGCTAAAAACTTAAGTGAGTTTTGGAATGCATTGGAAGACCTAGAGAAATTGGAAATTTCGAGGTATCTAAGGGAAATTATAGAGGAAGTTAGGAGGCTGAAAGATGATCATTGA
- a CDS encoding DHH family phosphoesterase: protein MKGERKLKELLKSLNKDERIIILCHHNADPDALGSAIALSRLLLHLGFKNVRIGIAQSIASYARKLTLFSPVPIEKDPIIQEKYVFIVDTSSLEQLAPIDIPPSSYLIVIDHHTEKENPIPADISLLDPTKTSTSEIVWEIFKKYKFSDEESAKALLAGIVSDTSNFRYANAKTFKTVYEILNLYEISLGEIYQLIAPVSDENIEQAKRVAVLKACQRMQIHKFRKFIIVTSKVSAYEALVCKVFVNLGADVAIVGSEKKGEVRISARARENIVKMGLHLGKIMEKVGDIIDGAGGGHAGAAGANGKKNLDKAMKFLVKEIKNELKKISG from the coding sequence ATGAAAGGGGAGAGAAAGCTCAAAGAACTTCTGAAGAGCCTTAACAAAGATGAAAGAATAATTATACTCTGCCATCACAACGCCGATCCAGATGCATTAGGCTCTGCCATAGCGCTTTCCAGGCTCCTCCTTCACCTGGGATTTAAGAATGTTAGAATTGGGATAGCACAGAGTATTGCAAGCTATGCAAGGAAGCTTACCCTTTTCTCTCCCGTTCCAATTGAAAAAGATCCCATTATTCAGGAAAAGTACGTGTTCATTGTGGACACATCTTCTCTAGAACAGTTGGCCCCAATTGATATTCCTCCTTCATCTTACCTAATTGTAATTGATCACCATACAGAGAAAGAGAATCCAATACCAGCTGACATTTCACTCTTAGATCCCACAAAAACATCAACATCCGAGATTGTATGGGAAATTTTCAAAAAGTATAAGTTTTCAGATGAAGAATCGGCAAAAGCCCTCTTAGCTGGAATAGTCTCAGATACCTCCAACTTTAGATATGCAAACGCGAAAACATTTAAGACGGTGTATGAAATCTTGAACCTTTATGAGATCTCTTTGGGTGAGATATACCAGTTGATAGCACCAGTTTCCGATGAAAACATTGAGCAGGCTAAGAGAGTTGCCGTGCTAAAGGCGTGCCAGAGAATGCAGATTCACAAGTTCAGGAAGTTCATAATAGTAACCTCCAAGGTCTCGGCATATGAAGCTCTAGTGTGTAAAGTCTTTGTAAACCTAGGAGCTGATGTTGCCATAGTGGGTAGCGAAAAGAAAGGAGAAGTTAGAATTTCGGCTAGAGCAAGAGAGAATATAGTAAAGATGGGCCTCCACCTGGGAAAAATTATGGAGAAAGTTGGGGACATAATAGATGGGGCTGGAGGAGGGCATGCAGGAGCTGCTGGAGCAAACGGGAAGAAGAATTTAGATAAAGCAATGAAATTCCTTGTAAAAGAGATTAAGAATGAACTGAAAAAGATTTCGGGGTGA
- a CDS encoding site-2 protease family protein: MVREGRWRLLPRGIYECVNCKHREVLDKTQPLLPGRCPVCGGDMILVGYELDIEEEEKPSFEDFLREHYDLGELIEHRGEVYAYEVLGIKTENFEEVLREAEKFGYWLALKRREGKIVLYVFPAQLYEDKENPLVGIALFILTLLSTFFAGYILSLNYVKTLEDLNLPGIKNLYLNALAFSLGIISILGSHEMGHKIAATIHNVKSTFPYFIPFPSFIGTLGAIIRVKSPIPTRNAAIDLGASGPLVGLIVAIPVTAIGLRLSPLVPVDYLQGEGTIYFGMNLIFYGLSKLVIGDVPEGFGIILHPLAIAGWVGILVTFLNLLPAAQLDGGHIARAFLPEKVHRVLTYALGFVAIGLSYLWPGWFLWGLLILIMGRVGNPGALDEVTPLTWSRKVLAIIIWAVFIASATLVPFSTSS, encoded by the coding sequence ATGGTGAGAGAGGGGAGGTGGAGATTATTGCCCAGGGGGATTTATGAGTGCGTTAACTGCAAGCATAGAGAAGTTTTAGACAAAACCCAGCCTCTCCTTCCTGGCAGATGTCCTGTTTGTGGAGGGGATATGATACTTGTTGGTTATGAGCTTGACATAGAGGAAGAGGAGAAGCCAAGCTTTGAGGACTTCCTAAGAGAGCACTATGACCTTGGCGAGTTAATTGAGCATAGGGGAGAAGTTTACGCTTACGAGGTTCTTGGAATAAAAACTGAAAACTTTGAGGAAGTTTTGAGAGAAGCTGAAAAATTTGGCTATTGGCTTGCTCTTAAGAGAAGAGAGGGGAAAATAGTTCTTTATGTGTTCCCAGCTCAATTATATGAAGACAAAGAAAATCCTCTTGTTGGAATTGCTTTGTTCATACTAACACTTCTAAGTACGTTCTTTGCTGGCTACATTCTCTCCTTAAATTACGTGAAAACACTTGAAGACCTTAACCTTCCAGGAATTAAAAATTTGTATTTGAATGCCTTGGCCTTCTCCCTGGGAATAATATCCATTCTAGGAAGTCATGAAATGGGACACAAAATAGCGGCCACAATTCATAACGTAAAATCCACATTTCCGTATTTCATTCCATTTCCATCTTTTATTGGAACTCTTGGAGCAATAATTAGGGTGAAATCCCCAATTCCCACCAGAAATGCCGCAATAGATCTTGGAGCTAGTGGTCCTCTTGTTGGGCTTATTGTCGCCATTCCCGTTACAGCAATAGGGCTTAGGTTATCCCCCTTAGTCCCCGTCGATTACCTTCAGGGGGAAGGAACTATATACTTTGGTATGAACTTGATATTCTATGGGCTGTCAAAGCTGGTCATTGGAGATGTGCCGGAGGGCTTTGGAATTATCCTTCACCCACTGGCAATAGCTGGTTGGGTGGGAATCCTTGTGACGTTCTTGAACCTTCTTCCAGCGGCTCAACTAGATGGAGGACATATAGCGAGAGCCTTCCTTCCTGAAAAGGTTCACAGAGTCCTAACTTATGCTTTGGGTTTTGTAGCTATAGGACTGAGCTACCTTTGGCCAGGATGGTTCTTATGGGGATTGTTAATTCTCATTATGGGAAGGGTAGGAAACCCAGGGGCCTTGGATGAAGTGACTCCCCTTACGTGGAGTAGAAAAGTATTGGCCATTATAATTTGGGCAGTATTTATAGCGTCAGCAACTTTAGTTCCGTTTTCAACATCCAGCTGA
- a CDS encoding CDP-2,3-bis-(O-geranylgeranyl)-sn-glycerol synthase, translating to MHPILEAFWYILPAYFANSSPVILGGGTPIDFGKTWRDGRRIFGDSKTWRGFLGGLTVGTLIGVIQQIIYPYYPSLSLAFKVSFLLALGALVGDLIGSFIKRRLNLPPGYPAVGLDQWGFLISALCFAYPVHTIPTGEVLLLLVVTPLIHWGTNVLAYKMKWKSVPW from the coding sequence ATGCATCCAATTCTTGAAGCTTTCTGGTATATTCTTCCCGCATACTTTGCTAATTCTTCTCCAGTTATTTTAGGTGGGGGAACTCCTATTGACTTTGGAAAAACTTGGAGAGATGGAAGAAGAATCTTTGGAGACAGCAAAACGTGGAGGGGATTTTTAGGGGGATTAACAGTTGGAACGCTTATTGGAGTTATACAGCAAATAATTTATCCCTATTACCCTTCTCTTAGCCTGGCCTTCAAAGTTTCCTTTCTTTTGGCTCTTGGAGCCTTAGTTGGAGATCTAATTGGAAGTTTCATAAAAAGGAGGCTCAATTTGCCCCCAGGTTATCCTGCAGTGGGTCTAGATCAGTGGGGATTCCTAATTTCAGCACTATGCTTTGCATACCCAGTACATACAATTCCTACAGGAGAAGTTCTACTTCTCTTAGTGGTCACTCCTCTTATCCACTGGGGGACCAATGTCCTTGCGTACAAGATGAAATGGAAAAGTGTTCCTTGGTAA
- a CDS encoding prefoldin subunit beta codes for MQNIPPQVQAMLGQLESYQQQLQLVIQQKQKVQADLNEAKKALEEIEKLTDDAVIYKTVGTLIVKTTKEKALQELKEKVETLEVRLNALNRQEQKINEKIKELTQKIQAALRPPTAG; via the coding sequence ATGCAAAACATTCCACCCCAAGTCCAGGCAATGCTTGGGCAATTAGAGAGCTACCAGCAGCAACTCCAACTCGTTATTCAGCAGAAGCAGAAGGTTCAAGCTGATTTAAATGAAGCTAAAAAGGCCCTTGAGGAAATTGAAAAGCTCACTGATGATGCTGTAATTTACAAGACCGTTGGCACGTTGATAGTTAAAACGACAAAAGAAAAAGCTTTACAGGAACTTAAGGAGAAAGTAGAAACTCTTGAAGTTAGGCTTAATGCGCTAAACAGGCAAGAGCAGAAGATAAATGAAAAGATAAAGGAGCTCACTCAAAAGATTCAGGCAGCCCTAAGACCTCCAACCGCTGGATGA
- a CDS encoding MraY family glycosyltransferase, with translation MIIESIVAFFLSLTLTPYIASLMKKANIVGRDVHKVQEVLVPEMGGLALLISISLASFFTNIPGWIVSVFLLVGVVGVIDDLVNLKQSHKVFLTILVSMPVLFNLERNFLVVFNHKVYLGIFAIIFLWLYVPFVANLVNLLAGFNGLEVGLSSIILFALFVLSKNMKELALIGFFAGLGFLIWNKYPAKVFPGDTGTLSLGALIGLVTITSGLETQATILLLPHIIDFLLKMKVRFKGKSIGKTKVLEDGTLLPPPYTSFLGIMIRALNKVWRATEPRLVLSTWLVEMLLALLVIALL, from the coding sequence ATGATCATTGAAAGCATTGTTGCATTTTTCTTGTCCCTCACACTAACTCCTTACATTGCATCTCTAATGAAAAAAGCCAACATAGTTGGAAGAGATGTGCATAAAGTGCAAGAAGTTCTTGTCCCGGAGATGGGAGGACTAGCACTTCTAATTTCGATTTCATTAGCTTCTTTTTTTACCAACATCCCTGGTTGGATAGTTTCAGTTTTTCTCCTTGTAGGGGTTGTTGGAGTCATAGATGACCTTGTAAACCTAAAGCAGTCACATAAAGTTTTTTTAACAATACTAGTTTCAATGCCAGTCCTCTTTAACCTGGAACGGAACTTTCTGGTTGTATTTAACCACAAAGTATATTTAGGCATCTTTGCCATAATTTTCCTTTGGCTCTATGTTCCATTTGTTGCAAATCTAGTGAACTTACTTGCAGGATTTAACGGTTTAGAGGTTGGATTATCATCTATAATTCTATTTGCCCTGTTTGTACTTTCCAAAAACATGAAAGAGCTCGCTCTTATAGGATTTTTTGCCGGCCTGGGATTCTTAATCTGGAATAAATACCCTGCAAAAGTTTTCCCAGGAGACACTGGAACTTTATCTCTTGGAGCTTTAATAGGACTAGTTACGATAACTTCTGGCCTTGAGACTCAAGCCACTATTCTCTTGCTTCCCCACATAATTGACTTTCTCTTAAAGATGAAGGTCAGATTCAAAGGAAAGTCCATTGGAAAAACAAAAGTCTTAGAAGATGGAACTTTGTTGCCCCCTCCATATACCTCTTTCCTGGGAATTATGATTAGAGCTTTAAACAAAGTTTGGAGAGCTACTGAACCCCGTCTTGTCCTATCTACATGGTTAGTAGAAATGTTATTAGCCCTTCTGGTTATTGCTCTTCTATAA
- a CDS encoding cupin domain-containing protein: MKAEISKAIDRGNYIKYPLFERELPEGSYAQIVEIKPKSRVGKHYHKFQYELFYIISGEAKLGIGNEEYHAKPGDIYLVKPGDVHWVENNSEESFKLLVVKLNFRGEDTVWL; this comes from the coding sequence ATGAAGGCCGAGATAAGTAAAGCTATAGACAGGGGAAACTACATTAAGTATCCACTATTTGAGAGGGAACTCCCGGAAGGTAGCTATGCCCAAATAGTTGAAATAAAACCAAAGAGTAGAGTGGGCAAGCACTATCACAAGTTTCAGTACGAGCTCTTCTACATAATAAGTGGAGAAGCAAAGCTGGGAATTGGAAATGAGGAATACCACGCAAAACCAGGAGATATTTACCTAGTCAAGCCAGGAGACGTTCACTGGGTGGAAAATAATTCAGAGGAGAGCTTTAAGCTACTCGTTGTTAAGTTGAACTTTAGAGGAGAGGACACTGTCTGGCTTTAA
- the cas6 gene encoding CRISPR-associated endoribonuclease Cas6, translating into MRIEIKLLPLQDNPVIPFNYNYELYSQIVEKAGAIEPRIVKLLESPHGYWTFSRIIIRKREIIPEKGIKILSDDISLYISSSNKEIIKGIVEGIEKSPEFKIGDVGFLVADIKALKSKEIKNVNIFSTLSPIVVRTVKFEGDKLKHWDLYPHDELFLDRLRKVMLLRYHEVMGDLPEDKDFRIELIKFKPTRLIVKDSYIRGSLMVFRYYGSKEIAKFGYENGFGEKTNLGFGMVKIIEEQ; encoded by the coding sequence ATGAGAATTGAGATAAAATTATTGCCACTTCAAGATAACCCAGTGATTCCGTTCAACTACAACTACGAGCTATATTCCCAAATAGTCGAAAAGGCTGGGGCTATAGAACCAAGAATAGTGAAGCTTTTGGAATCCCCTCACGGGTATTGGACGTTTTCAAGAATAATCATAAGAAAGAGAGAGATAATACCCGAGAAGGGAATAAAGATTTTGTCGGATGATATCTCTCTATACATTTCATCCTCAAACAAGGAGATAATTAAGGGAATCGTAGAGGGTATTGAAAAAAGCCCAGAATTTAAAATAGGCGATGTAGGATTTTTAGTTGCGGACATAAAGGCTCTAAAGAGCAAAGAAATAAAAAATGTAAACATATTTTCAACATTAAGCCCTATAGTAGTTAGAACTGTGAAATTTGAGGGTGATAAGCTTAAACATTGGGATCTTTATCCTCACGATGAATTGTTCTTAGACAGGCTTAGAAAAGTGATGCTCCTGAGATATCATGAGGTTATGGGAGATTTACCTGAAGATAAAGACTTCAGAATTGAACTCATAAAGTTCAAGCCTACGAGACTTATTGTCAAGGATTCATACATTAGAGGATCTCTCATGGTGTTTAGATACTATGGATCCAAAGAAATTGCAAAATTTGGGTACGAAAATGGATTTGGAGAAAAAACGAATCTAGGATTTGGAATGGTGAAGATTATAGAAGAGCAATAA
- a CDS encoding Era-like GTP-binding protein — MIKVAIIGAENVGKSTLMNALLGGKISEVSEVPGTTKGTIKRAFGKIKLPKTIKNPFGGADELVLIDTAGLFDPEKEIRGKVLSEEAFKELINEIIRADIIIHMIDATKGLHRGMEKLHYILKFRYEKPIIVVINKIDLVPREKVEELAKIVEKRLEQKPILLSLVTYEGFNDLLKALVHYAQYAK; from the coding sequence ATGATAAAGGTTGCGATAATTGGTGCTGAAAATGTAGGTAAATCAACCTTGATGAATGCTCTCTTAGGAGGGAAAATCTCAGAAGTCTCAGAAGTTCCAGGTACCACGAAGGGAACAATAAAGAGAGCTTTTGGAAAGATAAAGTTGCCGAAGACAATTAAGAACCCTTTTGGTGGGGCAGATGAGCTTGTACTGATAGACACAGCTGGGTTATTTGACCCAGAAAAAGAAATTAGGGGAAAAGTCTTGAGCGAGGAAGCATTTAAAGAGCTAATAAACGAGATAATAAGGGCTGATATAATTATTCACATGATAGATGCAACGAAGGGCCTTCACAGAGGAATGGAAAAGCTTCACTATATCCTCAAGTTTAGATACGAAAAGCCAATCATAGTTGTGATAAATAAAATTGATTTAGTTCCCAGGGAGAAAGTTGAAGAGTTGGCAAAGATAGTCGAGAAAAGACTCGAACAGAAGCCTATACTCCTATCCTTAGTCACGTATGAGGGATTTAACGATCTTCTTAAGGCCCTTGTTCACTATGCCCAATATGCAAAGTAA
- a CDS encoding tRNA-binding protein produces the protein MWDTSKDYRLLVAEKAVELFLRTIEGAKFRGQWDKKKAVQLAKEMIPDIQALRYSYIDPEELVDTPQIKSLKEKAQGIIEALGGEDWHHKFLSQATKEEREKVEEQVAKIKFFLNTILRLDKRLKLGKINDPVIAVDIVVGEVMSVGKHPNADRLLVTNVNIGNRAITVVTNDLTVKEGNRVAVALLTPRNFFGVVSEGMFLGAGEGVLKDVKGEIGGLPKGIPLEALKETRNAVEAFLKG, from the coding sequence ATGTGGGACACGAGTAAAGATTACAGACTCCTCGTTGCTGAAAAGGCCGTGGAGCTCTTCTTAAGAACAATCGAGGGGGCAAAGTTTAGAGGACAGTGGGATAAGAAGAAGGCCGTGCAACTTGCAAAAGAGATGATCCCAGACATTCAAGCCCTTAGATATAGCTACATAGATCCAGAAGAGCTCGTTGATACTCCACAAATAAAATCTCTAAAGGAGAAAGCACAAGGCATAATCGAGGCCCTCGGAGGAGAAGATTGGCATCACAAGTTTTTGTCCCAGGCCACAAAAGAAGAGAGGGAGAAGGTAGAAGAGCAGGTAGCAAAGATAAAGTTCTTCCTCAACACGATACTTAGGCTTGACAAAAGGCTAAAGCTAGGGAAGATAAATGATCCAGTTATTGCAGTTGACATTGTTGTTGGAGAAGTTATGAGCGTAGGAAAGCATCCAAATGCTGATAGGCTCTTGGTAACCAACGTAAACATTGGAAACAGAGCTATAACAGTAGTTACAAATGACTTAACCGTAAAAGAAGGCAACAGAGTTGCTGTAGCATTACTGACTCCAAGGAACTTTTTCGGTGTCGTAAGCGAAGGAATGTTCTTAGGAGCTGGGGAAGGAGTTTTAAAGGACGTTAAGGGAGAAATAGGCGGACTACCAAAGGGCATTCCATTGGAAGCACTAAAGGAAACTAGAAATGCTGTTGAAGCTTTTCTGAAGGGATGA
- a CDS encoding aconitase X catalytic domain-containing protein, which yields MYLTKEEELALSGEYGPAIQKAMEILVALGDIYNADRLIPIKSAQIAGVSYKNIGDEGIEFLRDFVEAGAKVSVYTTLNPAGIGDEDFMEKQAEIIELYRKMGVEITSTCTPYYGPNLPKYGDHLAWSESSAVIFANSVLGARTNREGGPSSLAAAIVGKTPNYGLHLEENRKATHIIEVKDKLKSRTEYSLLGYKIGEIVENGVPYIRGIAPTTEDLKALGASMAASGGVGLYHVEGSTPEWRGAIVDKIEKIEIGRKDLEDVRQRFSVDWGDVDIILLGCPHASLREIKEIAELLRMRDKPLKIPLFITVSRGIKALADYLGYTEIIERYNGKLLPDVCLVVSPIKEWYSGVATDSGKAAFYLKSFGLKVLLDTTENIIMGAP from the coding sequence ATGTACCTAACAAAAGAGGAAGAACTAGCTCTTTCTGGAGAATATGGGCCTGCAATACAAAAAGCCATGGAGATACTTGTTGCCCTGGGTGATATCTACAATGCAGACAGGTTAATACCAATAAAAAGCGCTCAAATAGCAGGAGTTAGCTATAAAAATATTGGCGATGAAGGAATAGAATTCCTTAGAGACTTTGTGGAAGCTGGAGCTAAAGTTTCGGTGTATACTACCTTAAATCCAGCGGGAATTGGCGATGAAGACTTTATGGAAAAGCAAGCGGAAATAATTGAACTTTACAGGAAGATGGGAGTTGAAATTACATCCACATGCACTCCCTACTATGGGCCTAACCTTCCAAAGTATGGAGATCATCTAGCTTGGAGCGAAAGCTCTGCTGTAATCTTTGCAAATTCTGTTTTAGGGGCTAGGACAAATAGGGAAGGAGGCCCCTCAAGCTTAGCTGCAGCAATTGTGGGAAAAACTCCCAACTATGGACTTCATTTAGAGGAGAACAGAAAAGCTACTCATATAATTGAAGTAAAAGATAAGCTAAAATCTCGCACAGAATATTCTCTTCTCGGCTATAAAATTGGAGAGATTGTCGAGAATGGAGTTCCATACATAAGAGGAATAGCACCTACAACCGAAGACTTGAAAGCTTTAGGGGCAAGCATGGCAGCTAGCGGTGGAGTTGGATTGTATCATGTAGAGGGATCCACCCCTGAGTGGAGAGGGGCAATAGTTGACAAGATAGAAAAGATCGAAATTGGAAGAAAGGATTTAGAGGATGTCAGGCAGAGATTCTCCGTTGATTGGGGAGATGTTGATATAATCCTCTTAGGGTGTCCTCACGCTTCATTAAGGGAAATAAAGGAAATAGCTGAATTGTTGAGAATGAGAGATAAGCCTTTGAAGATACCTCTATTTATCACAGTTAGCCGGGGCATCAAAGCCTTGGCGGATTACTTGGGATATACCGAGATCATTGAAAGGTACAACGGAAAGCTTTTACCTGACGTTTGTCTTGTTGTTTCGCCAATAAAGGAGTGGTATTCTGGGGTAGCAACGGACAGCGGAAAGGCGGCATTTTACCTAAAATCTTTTGGGCTAAAAGTTCTTCTTGATACAACTGAGAACATTATAATGGGGGCTCCATGA
- a CDS encoding DUF126 domain-containing protein translates to MKLKGRGIVKGVAEGELVVSRKPLSFLGGVDPNTGIITDPESDIQGEKITGKILAFPRGKGSTVGSYVIYALAKKGTGPKAIIVEEAEAIVAVGAIIAGIPLVTGIDISKLKSGMKVRVDGERGEVEIIAQGDL, encoded by the coding sequence ATGAAGCTCAAAGGGAGGGGGATAGTAAAGGGAGTTGCAGAGGGTGAACTAGTAGTTTCAAGGAAGCCCCTTTCATTTTTAGGAGGAGTGGATCCAAACACGGGAATAATCACTGATCCTGAAAGCGACATACAAGGGGAAAAGATAACAGGAAAGATACTTGCATTTCCCAGGGGAAAGGGATCAACTGTTGGGTCATATGTAATCTATGCTCTCGCGAAGAAAGGGACTGGACCTAAAGCTATAATTGTCGAAGAGGCAGAGGCAATAGTGGCAGTGGGCGCTATAATCGCAGGAATTCCCCTAGTAACTGGAATTGATATTTCAAAATTAAAGAGTGGCATGAAGGTAAGAGTCGATGGTGAGAGAGGGGAGGTGGAGATTATTGCCCAGGGGGATTTATGA
- a CDS encoding DUF3194 domain-containing protein, with amino-acid sequence MKKVIHIGLPELSEEELIRVGEIGQKIIINYIFDHLAKSEVRDLEVTARINRGETLDLELEVYVEVPIFVKVDVESLIEEALDKAYEAIEDYLRRISNERGEKAQRTSEEP; translated from the coding sequence ATGAAAAAAGTTATTCACATCGGACTTCCAGAGCTAAGCGAGGAAGAATTGATTAGGGTTGGAGAGATAGGGCAGAAGATAATAATCAATTATATATTTGACCACTTAGCTAAGAGCGAGGTTAGGGATTTAGAGGTTACTGCGAGGATAAACAGGGGAGAAACACTCGATTTAGAGCTTGAGGTTTATGTTGAGGTCCCCATATTTGTCAAAGTTGATGTGGAATCTCTAATAGAAGAAGCTCTCGATAAAGCCTACGAAGCTATAGAAGACTACTTAAGGAGGATATCAAATGAAAGGGGAGAGAAAGCTCAAAGAACTTCTGAAGAGCCTTAA